From a region of the Methylocystis hirsuta genome:
- a CDS encoding ABC transporter ATP-binding protein/permease, translating into MQKLSVAVAVFAALTALVGVHKGDSSLFVLVAAAALCAYTTWRAADMSSFLKIFAFIFSTETIVFGLVGLAQAEGLWPESLKDYAPPETMPLTVAVFSIIVYAISHIPVVREMTRIADLYFSSRDRGEGRVWPFKPFAARERAIAIAMVVVLVLLNQGQVGITVRLSFFNRDWYNAIQEKNASEFWRQLFFVFTPWAFVYVASVIIEFVLQSMLIIRWRRWLTEHYIGRWLGAHTHYGMALAGSGADNPDQRIAEDVNRFISGGEEGYGVYSYSILLIATLSSLVSFAYVLWDLSGNYPLPGTEIYIPGFLFWAVLIYAAVGTLVTHLIGRTLTGLYFDRQRREADFRFSLARMREYSEQIALLGGEPAERGALLRRFAGIIVNYLAIVQKRKQLMVFTSTYGQLSPIIPYVITAPFYFAGRITLGVMTQTASAFGRVESALTFFINYYTSLANFKSVLDRLSSFDHAIDTARGQASATQIFSPTDGADIRLRGLTLALPDGRQIVTVDDLTLAAGQSALLTGPSGSGKSTLFRAIAGIWPYASGEVLTPRGAKVMLAPQRPYIPMGALADAIVYPGHVDDYSRADVQEALRAARLAPFVERLDEENNWGQRLSGGEQQRVAIARALLAKPDWLFLDEATSALDEQLEEEIYAMLRERLPGTTIVSIGHRSTLHAFHDRYIVMEPAPGGVFSPRDKVHA; encoded by the coding sequence CGATCGTCTTCGGACTCGTCGGCCTCGCCCAGGCGGAAGGCCTGTGGCCGGAGTCGCTGAAAGACTATGCGCCGCCCGAAACCATGCCGCTCACCGTGGCGGTGTTCTCGATCATCGTTTACGCCATCTCGCACATTCCAGTCGTGCGGGAGATGACGCGCATCGCCGATCTTTATTTCAGTTCGCGCGATCGTGGCGAAGGGCGCGTCTGGCCATTCAAGCCCTTTGCGGCCCGAGAGCGCGCGATCGCCATCGCCATGGTGGTGGTGCTGGTGCTCCTCAATCAAGGACAGGTCGGCATCACCGTCCGCCTGTCCTTCTTTAATCGCGACTGGTACAACGCCATTCAAGAAAAGAACGCTTCGGAGTTCTGGCGGCAGCTGTTCTTCGTGTTCACGCCATGGGCCTTCGTTTACGTCGCCTCCGTGATCATCGAATTCGTTCTGCAGTCGATGCTGATCATCCGCTGGCGCCGGTGGCTGACGGAACATTATATCGGCCGCTGGCTTGGCGCGCACACGCATTACGGGATGGCGCTCGCCGGGAGCGGCGCTGACAATCCGGACCAGCGCATCGCCGAAGACGTCAATCGCTTCATCAGCGGCGGGGAGGAAGGCTATGGCGTCTACTCCTATTCGATCTTGCTGATCGCCACCTTGAGTTCGCTCGTTTCCTTCGCCTATGTGCTCTGGGATCTTTCGGGCAATTATCCTCTGCCCGGAACGGAGATCTATATTCCCGGCTTCCTGTTCTGGGCGGTGCTGATCTATGCGGCGGTGGGAACGCTGGTGACGCATCTTATCGGCCGCACTCTCACTGGGCTCTACTTTGATCGGCAGAGACGCGAGGCGGATTTCCGCTTTTCGCTGGCCCGCATGCGCGAATATAGCGAGCAGATCGCGCTGCTCGGCGGCGAACCTGCCGAGCGCGGCGCGCTGCTCCGGCGCTTCGCGGGCATTATCGTCAACTATCTGGCGATCGTGCAGAAGCGCAAGCAGCTGATGGTGTTCACCTCCACCTACGGACAGTTGTCGCCCATCATCCCTTACGTGATCACGGCGCCCTTCTATTTCGCCGGGCGCATTACACTCGGCGTCATGACGCAAACGGCGAGCGCTTTCGGCCGGGTGGAGAGCGCGCTGACCTTCTTCATCAACTATTACACCTCGCTCGCCAATTTTAAGTCCGTGCTCGACCGCCTGTCGTCCTTTGACCACGCGATCGATACGGCCCGCGGGCAGGCGTCCGCGACGCAGATCTTCTCTCCGACGGACGGCGCTGATATTCGCCTGCGCGGGCTGACGCTTGCTTTGCCCGACGGGCGCCAAATCGTGACGGTCGACGATCTGACGCTCGCCGCCGGCCAGTCGGCGCTGCTCACCGGCCCGTCGGGTTCCGGCAAGTCGACGCTGTTTCGCGCCATCGCCGGCATCTGGCCTTATGCTTCGGGCGAGGTGCTGACTCCGCGCGGCGCGAAGGTGATGCTGGCGCCGCAGCGGCCCTACATTCCGATGGGCGCGCTGGCCGACGCCATCGTCTATCCCGGCCACGTCGACGACTATTCGCGCGCTGACGTTCAGGAGGCATTGCGCGCTGCGCGGCTTGCGCCTTTCGTGGAGCGCCTCGACGAAGAAAACAACTGGGGTCAGCGGCTTTCAGGCGGCGAGCAGCAGCGCGTCGCGATCGCCCGCGCGCTTCTCGCCAAGCCCGATTGGCTTTTCCTCGACGAAGCGACGTCGGCGCTCGACGAGCAGCTCGAAGAAGAGATCTACGCCATGCTGCGCGAACGGCTGCCCGGCACGACGATCGTCTCGATCGGCCATCGCTCGACTCTGCACGCCTTCCACGATCGATACATCGTCATGGAGCCGGCGCCCGGCGGCGTCTTTAGCCCACGCGACAAGGTGCACGCGTGA
- a CDS encoding RlmE family RNA methyltransferase translates to MTKESGREGGRSLKTRVKTARKRSLSSTLWLERQLNDPYVARAKREGYRSRAAYKLIEMDDRYHLFKPGGRIVDLGAAPGGWSQVAAAHVKAKEGKGKVVAVDLLDMEAVDGVEFAVKDFNDPDAPEFIKNMLGGHADGVMSDMAANATGHRATDHLRIVALAELAADFACEVLAEGGFFIAKVLQGGTEGQLLTRLKRDFATVRHVKPAASRAGSAELYVLATGFRGRRDD, encoded by the coding sequence GTGACGAAAGAGTCGGGGCGCGAAGGCGGACGGTCGCTCAAGACGCGGGTCAAGACCGCGCGCAAGCGGTCGCTCTCCTCGACGCTATGGCTGGAGCGCCAGCTCAATGATCCTTATGTCGCGCGCGCCAAGCGCGAGGGCTACCGCTCGCGCGCCGCCTATAAGCTCATCGAGATGGATGATCGCTATCATCTCTTTAAGCCGGGCGGCCGCATCGTCGATCTTGGCGCCGCTCCCGGCGGCTGGTCACAGGTCGCCGCCGCGCATGTGAAGGCGAAGGAGGGAAAGGGCAAAGTCGTCGCGGTCGATCTTCTCGACATGGAGGCGGTCGACGGCGTCGAATTCGCGGTGAAGGATTTCAACGATCCCGACGCGCCGGAATTCATCAAGAACATGCTCGGAGGCCACGCCGATGGCGTGATGTCGGACATGGCCGCGAACGCCACCGGCCACAGGGCGACCGACCATCTGCGCATCGTCGCTCTCGCCGAGCTTGCCGCTGATTTCGCATGCGAGGTGTTGGCGGAGGGCGGCTTCTTCATCGCCAAGGTGCTGCAAGGCGGAACCGAAGGCCAGCTGCTCACGCGCCTCAAGCGCGATTTCGCGACGGTGCGGCACGTCAAGCCGGCGGCGAGCCGCGCGGGTTCGGCCGAGCTCTATGTGCTGGCGACAGGCTTTCGCGGGCGCCGCGACGACTAG
- a CDS encoding adenosine deaminase produces MSSVAQDFIAGLPKAELHLHIEGTLEPEMAFALAERNGVKLPYASVEAMRRLYDFQNLADFLDLYYQATQALLTERDFYDLARAYLDRAREENVRHAEIFFDPQAHMRRGVPFGAVVEGLSAALNDAVREGGPTSRLLMCFLRDLDAADAVATLEAARPWLDRIAGVGLDSAEAGNPPGKFTEVYERARSLGLRAVAHAGEEGPAAYVAEALDRLKVERIDHGVHAIDDAALVQRLARERVPLTVCPLSNIRLCVYPDMRAHPIQRLFEAGVVVTVNSDDPAYFGGYVNENYRAIQQAFTLGAAELTQLAKNSFSASFLSDTEKKERIAEVDAYARTNGT; encoded by the coding sequence ATGTCGAGCGTAGCCCAAGACTTCATCGCCGGGCTCCCGAAGGCGGAGCTTCACCTTCATATCGAGGGGACGCTTGAACCCGAGATGGCCTTCGCGCTCGCCGAGCGCAATGGCGTCAAACTCCCGTACGCTTCGGTCGAGGCGATGCGCCGCTTATACGATTTCCAAAACCTCGCGGACTTTCTCGATCTCTATTATCAGGCGACGCAGGCGCTCTTGACCGAGCGAGACTTCTACGATCTGGCGCGCGCGTATCTCGACCGCGCCCGCGAGGAAAACGTTCGCCACGCCGAAATCTTTTTCGATCCGCAAGCCCATATGCGCCGCGGCGTTCCCTTCGGCGCAGTCGTGGAGGGATTGAGCGCGGCTCTGAACGACGCCGTGCGCGAGGGCGGGCCGACGTCGCGCCTCCTCATGTGCTTCCTGCGCGATCTCGATGCGGCGGACGCTGTCGCCACGCTCGAAGCGGCGCGCCCCTGGCTCGATCGCATTGCCGGGGTCGGACTGGATTCCGCAGAAGCCGGAAATCCGCCGGGCAAGTTCACTGAAGTCTATGAGCGCGCCCGTTCGCTCGGCCTGCGCGCCGTGGCGCATGCGGGCGAAGAAGGACCCGCCGCCTATGTCGCGGAAGCCCTAGATCGTTTGAAGGTCGAGCGCATCGACCACGGCGTTCACGCGATCGATGACGCGGCCCTGGTTCAGCGGCTCGCGCGCGAGCGGGTTCCGCTGACCGTCTGTCCGCTGTCGAATATACGCCTCTGCGTCTATCCCGATATGCGCGCGCATCCGATTCAGCGGCTCTTCGAGGCAGGCGTCGTCGTGACCGTCAATTCGGACGATCCGGCCTATTTTGGCGGCTATGTGAACGAGAACTACCGCGCGATTCAGCAGGCTTTCACATTAGGAGCAGCCGAGCTGACGCAACTCGCGAAAAACAGTTTCTCCGCCTCGTTTCTCTCTGACACGGAAAAGAAGGAGAGGATCGCCGAGGTCGACGCCTACGCGCGGACGAACGGTACGTAA
- a CDS encoding DHA2 family efflux MFS transporter permease subunit — translation MSYFVTPLIIATALFMEQLDGTVLATALPAMAADLHEDPVALKLALTSYLLSLAVFIPLSGWAADRFGARRVFRAAIIVFTFGSILCGLSNSLGAIVAFRIVQGLGGAMMTPVGRLVLLRTAPRHELVRAMAYLTIPALIGPMIGPPIGGFIATYFHWRYIFWINVPIGALGVMLVTRFIPNMREEWTPPLDIAGAILSGVGLSCLVFGFTIAGRGFAPTPVVALIVALGAGALFAYVRHAKRAPYPIVDLDLLQIPTFRAAVFGGFLFRIGLGATPFLLPLLLQAGFGLSAYEAGLLTFVSAAGAMAMKTTAQPILRRFGFRRVLIVNALICAGFLAFIATFTAATPHLFIMGMLLVGGFFRSLEFTALNALAYADVDQEAMSRATSFASVAQQLSLSTGVAIGAAALEATRALRGGGALQAADFTPAFIAVALISMFSVASFLPLAPNAGDDLTGRGKRV, via the coding sequence CGCCACGGCGTTGCCGGCGATGGCGGCCGATCTTCACGAAGATCCCGTGGCGCTGAAACTCGCGCTGACGTCCTATCTTCTATCGCTCGCGGTCTTCATTCCGCTTTCGGGCTGGGCGGCGGATCGCTTTGGCGCACGGCGCGTCTTTCGCGCCGCGATCATCGTCTTCACCTTCGGCTCCATTCTCTGCGGCCTGTCCAATTCGCTCGGCGCGATCGTGGCTTTCCGGATCGTGCAAGGGCTGGGCGGCGCGATGATGACGCCGGTCGGACGCCTCGTGCTGCTGCGCACCGCGCCGCGCCACGAACTTGTGCGCGCCATGGCCTATCTCACCATTCCGGCGCTCATCGGCCCGATGATCGGCCCGCCGATCGGCGGCTTCATCGCGACGTATTTTCACTGGCGCTACATCTTCTGGATCAATGTCCCGATCGGCGCGCTCGGCGTCATGCTCGTCACGCGCTTTATTCCGAATATGCGCGAGGAATGGACGCCTCCGCTCGACATCGCCGGCGCGATCCTTTCTGGCGTCGGCCTCTCTTGCCTCGTCTTTGGCTTTACGATCGCGGGGCGCGGCTTCGCGCCGACGCCGGTCGTGGCTTTGATCGTCGCGCTTGGGGCAGGGGCGCTCTTTGCTTATGTTCGCCACGCCAAACGCGCGCCCTATCCGATCGTCGATCTCGATCTCCTGCAGATCCCGACGTTCCGCGCGGCGGTTTTCGGCGGCTTCCTGTTTCGCATCGGACTGGGCGCGACGCCCTTTCTGCTGCCGCTGTTGCTGCAAGCGGGCTTCGGACTCTCCGCCTATGAAGCGGGACTTCTGACCTTCGTTTCAGCGGCGGGCGCCATGGCGATGAAAACGACCGCGCAGCCGATCCTGCGAAGATTCGGCTTCCGGCGCGTGCTGATCGTCAATGCGCTCATCTGCGCCGGCTTTCTCGCCTTTATCGCCACCTTTACGGCGGCGACGCCGCATCTGTTCATCATGGGCATGCTGCTCGTCGGCGGCTTCTTCCGCTCGCTCGAGTTCACCGCGCTCAACGCCCTCGCCTACGCCGATGTCGATCAGGAGGCGATGAGCCGCGCGACGAGCTTCGCCTCCGTCGCGCAGCAATTGTCGCTGTCGACGGGCGTCGCCATTGGCGCGGCGGCGCTGGAGGCGACGCGCGCGCTGCGCGGCGGCGGCGCGCTGCAGGCTGCGGATTTCACGCCGGCCTTCATTGCCGTGGCGCTGATCTCGATGTTTTCCGTTGCGAGCTTCCTGCCGCTCGCGCCCAATGCGGGCGACGACCTGACCGGGCGCGGAAAACGCGTGTGA